From the genome of Nitrospiria bacterium:
GGAGGGTCAGATAATGTTGCTCCGCGAGGATCTCGGTCGGGACCATGAGGACGGCCTGATGCCCGTTGTCGGCCGCGATCGTCATCGCGGCCAGGGCGACGACCGTTTTACCGCAGCCGACGTCCCCCTGAAGCAGACGGTTCATCGGATGCGGGCGGGCCATATCCCGCTTGATCTCCTCCAAGACGGCCGTCTGGGCCGCGGTGAGCCGGTACGGGAGCCCCGCGAGGAATTTTTTCAGATAAGGTCCGTCGGTTTGAAAAGCGGTTCCCTTGGGCTCCTCCGACGCCTCCCGCCGCTTCAGGCCGAGGCCGAGCTGAAGGAGAAAAAATTCATCAAACGCCAAGCGGCGGTGGGCTTCGCTCCGGCCTTGATTCAACAACTCCAGGGCGGCTCCCTCCGCCGGAAAATGGACCCGGCTCAGGGCTTCCGACAACGGACTCAACGAATGGGTTTGGAGAACGACCGACGGCAGAATTTCAGGGAGTTGCGGGGCATATTCATCCAGAATGGTTTTCATGAGCGAGCGGACCGGACGGCTCGTCAGGCCGCGCGTCTCGTGATAGATCGGCACGATCCGGCCGCTGTGCAGCCCCACCGTCGCGGCGTCCTGCCCGCCGGCAGGCGCGGCGGCGTCCAGGAATTCGTACACGGGGTTCTCGATCTCCAGGACGCGGCCTTGATAGCGGCTCATTTTCACCATCCCGCTGAGCATGAGGCGTTGCCCGTTCTTAAATCGTTTTTGCAAATAGGGCTGATTGAACCACTTGACGCGGATGGAGCCGCTCTCGTCCCCCAGAACCATTTCAAAGATCTGAAATCGGCGGCGGGACGTGATCGTGAGATGCGTCGCCTGAACCACGCCGCAGACGGTCTGGTCTTCCCCCGGAATCACCCGGGCGATCGGCTTGAGGCGGCTGCGGTCCTCGTAACGCCAGGGCAGGAAATAAAGGAAATCTTCCAGCGTCCGAATCCCCAGGCGGGCGAGCCATTCGGCCCGCTTGGGGCCCACTCCTTTCAGGTATTGGATCGGCCGGTCCCATAAAACCGTGTCGTGATGCGACCCGGGCCCACCGACGACCGGAACCGTGTCGGACGTCCAAGAGGCCGCCGGACGCCGGGCAAGGCGATCCAAAAGCTCCTGAGCTTTCCGCAAGCGGCTCTGCCGCGCCGGCTCGGGAAGTCGGTCGTAATCCGCGAAAAGATCCTTGAGTCGGACCAGGGACCGCGCGTCTTCTTCGGAAGGGTTCTGCGCGAGGGCCGCCTGAACCTGTTGCGTCACAAACGCGGCCAATCCCCGGACCTTCATGAGATGGGCGAAGTTTTTTTGAACGGCGTATCGGATGGGCTTCTGAAGACGGTCGAGGACGGCCTCCAGCGATTCACCTTTGCTGATCATAGACAAGAGGGCCGGGGTTCGGCAGGGGCGCATTACAACGCGTCACTGCATGGATGCGGAAAATACCTTGTCACACGCCGGGGATTATGGTAGCATAGCCGGATGGTTTCTGCAACGGGAACGAAAGAGAAACAAGGATAAAAATAAAATGACAAGGAGAACATCGTGGCGTACGTTTGTGCAATCTGCGGCAAAGGAAAGACGATCGGTTTTAAGGTCAGTCATGCCCATAATAAAACAAAGCATCCCTTCTACCCGAATCTCAAGTCCGTCAAGGCCCTCGTGGACAACACGACCCGACGGATCAAAGTCTGCACCCGTTGCATCCGTTCCGGTTGGGTGAAAAAAGCGGTCTGAGGTTCCGAATCCCTCGCGCGGATTCATGGTTCCGGAGCGACGATGATCCAGATCTTTGCCTTCTCAAAGCAAAACGGTCTCCGGAGAATACCGGAGGCCGAGTCCCTGCCCGGCCTGCTGAAGGACGACGCGGAATCGGTCTGGGTCGATCTGGAGTCGCCGACGGAGGAAGAGACCCTGATCCTGTCCTCCGTCTTTAATTTTCATCCCCTGGCCATCGAGGACTGCGTCGCCGAATCCCACCTTCCCAAACTGGACGACTTCGGCGACTACCTTTTTCTGGTGCTCCACGGAGCCCGGAGCGGCGATGTTCCCGGAACGTTCAAGGCGGTCGAGCTCAATTTCTTCCTGGGAAAACGATTTCTGGTCACCTACCATCAGCAATTGTCCCGCAGCATCATCCGCACGAAGGAGCGCTGTCTTAAGAATTCCCTCACCATGTCGCGGGGAATGGATTTTCTGCTCTACGAGATCCTGGACAGCGCGGTCGACAATTACTTTCCCATCCTGGACGACTTCGACGAGGTGTTGGACGAACTCGAGCGCGAGGTTACGGCCTCTCCCGGCAAGGAAACCCTGAACAGGATATTCACGCTGAAACGGGACGGGATGTCGCTCCGGCGGGTGACCAGTCCGCAGCGGGAGATTCTCAACCGCTTGAGCCGCGACCCGTTCTCGGTGGTCAACAAACGGACGGCCATCTATTTCCGAGATGTGTACGACCATCTCGTTCGGATCAACGACTTGGCCGAATCGTACAAAGACCTCACGACCGGCCTCCTGGAGGCGTACATTTCCATGGTGTCGAACCGCTTGAACGAGATCGTAAAAGTGCTCACGGCGCTCACCGTCGTCTTTATGCCGCTCACGGTCATCACCGGCATCTACGGCATGAACTTTAAGAACATGCCCGAATTGGAATGGCGCTACGGTTACCCCGCCACCATCGGGACCATGGTGGGCATTGTCGTCATGATGTTGTGGTTTTTCCGCAGAAAGAAGTGGATTTAGAATTGATATCGGAATCCCGCCGATAAACTGTAATCCGGACTGGCCGGGGTCAACCCCGTGCTCCAGGTCGCCGTCAGCGCCATGGCGGGGTCCAGATCGTACAGCAATCCGACCAGCGCCGACAGCGGGCCCGCCGAGGTCTTGGCCGAAAGCCGGGACTGAAATTTGGACGTCTTCGGGTACCGGTTCGTCTCGCCCGCCAGTTCGCCGAGCACGTGAACCCGATCGGCCGTCGTCAGGTAGTCGAAGGCCAAGCTGTAGGTGAGGATATCGTTCAAACTCGTGTTGGCCGGATTGCCGATGAAGACATATCCCAAATTCAGATCAACCGTCACGGGGAAGAATTCCTTCGAGGCGATCGCGCGGATTCCCACATCGGGCTCCCCGGTGCATTCCGGGGAAAGGGCCTTGTCCTTGTCGCAACTCGGAAACTTCACGGCCAATTGCCCGGCGATGGAGACCGGATTGGCTTCCCGTCCCTTGATGAATCGGACCTTGGCCTTCAGCGTCAAATCGCCCAGGCCGTCCTCATCCCCCGGGCCCTTCTGATTTCGGAAAATATAAGGAGCGTCCACCGCGAACTCGAGATTGTTGATCAGGCCGTAACTCAGTTCGGTCATGAGGGTATAGGTGGAGAGATCGCTGTTCCAGCGATCGTCCCGCAGACTGATATCCAACCTTGATTTGCCTCGGTCCACCGGGACGGCGGATTCCGTATCGAGATACGGCATCAGCGCAAGAACCGGACGGGATTGAAGGAGAACCAGCAACGTCAACAATCCGAGGGAAAAAACACGCGTGGCCATCTTGCCTCCTCCGAGGATCGGATCGACCCGGATAAAAACTGGCCGCATTCTAATAGGTGCGCGCGACATTGTCAAGGCGCCTCGGCGTCGATCGGGACGGGAACCGTCAGTATTTCCCTCGCCACTTGGCCAACAGCTCCCGCGCGCGTTCCTCTGCGGCCTGATCCTCGACCCGGAATTCCGGACGGGGCGTATCGTGAACCAGGTCCTCGGCCAGCTTCAGCGCCTCGGGCCGAGAGGCGTTGTTCAAATCCCAGAGCGCCTCGGCCAGGTACAGCCGGTTGGCGGAATTGCGAGGGCCGATCTGATTGGCCTTCCGCAAAAATCCGACGGCCTCCTTGGTGGAGGCCCAGCCGGTGAGGAAGGGAATATAGGGTGTCTGATGATAAAGACGGCCCAGGACGCGATACCCTCCTCCTTGCGCGTACGCGGGGTCCATCATGGTCACCGCGGTCGCCAACTCGCGAATTTTCCCGGCGGCGCCTTGTCGGACGGCCTGAAACTTTCCGTACGCCAAGGCCCACATTCCCCAGTCGGCCGACGACCAGAAAAAGCAGCCGATGACGTCGGGAGAATTTTCAAACACGGGGGCCAATTCGACCGGACCGGCTTTGTCGAAGGACTTGCCGGCGCGCCGTGAAGCCTCCTCCCGGATCAACTGAAGCGCCTTTTCCCCGATCGCCCGGCCCTCGCCGAAAATCTTCCGCTTCTCCCCGTTGTCTTCCGTTGCGTACTCCCCCTTGAAGAAGAAGGCCCGCATCAGCCGCCACCGCGCGGCCAGGGATTCCGGATCGGAATCCAGGGCTTCACGATACGCCGCGATCGCCCGATCGACCTCCTTGGAGTCCGCCGTCGAGCCCTTCGCGTCTTGGGCCCGAAGGTCCCAGTGCCGGTCCCCTTCCTCGATCAGGGACGAAGGGGGCGGCGCGGTTCCCTGGGAATAAGCCGGGGCGGATAAAAAAAACGAGGGGATAAGAAAGAAGATGAGGATCTTCATCGACCGTTCCCGACCATCGACCGCCTTATCTTAAGAAAAAGACGACTCTACCATATCATAGAATACAACCGGTGGATACAACGAGGGGCACGGCGTGCCGTGCCCCGCTGAATGGAACAAGAATTATGATAACTGGAGCGGGCGACGGGATTTGAACCCGCGACCAAGAGCTTGGGAAGCTCCTACGCTACCGCTGCGCTACGCCCGCACGCTCGCGATCATTATACACCATCCGGAAAGGCTGTCAAAGGCTTTTGTCACAGGCTCACGGAGACAAAGCGCTTCTTGCCGACCTTGATCTGGTAGGTTTGACCGCGGGCCAGCGTGTGATTCGGATCGGTGATCCGTTGTCCGTCAATATCAACGGCCCCTTGCCCGACCAGACGCCGTGCCTCGCTCTTGCTTTGGACCAATTTTGTTTCAACAAGCACGTGAACGACGTCTGTTTTGACGGAGTCCGAAAGAGCGACGGTGTCCGCAAGGTTTATAACCCTGTCACGTTGTCTGAACTTCTGTTCAAAATCACGTCGGGCTTGATGGGCGTCGTCCTTGGAATGGTATTGAGCCACCAACTCCCCGGCGAGCATCAGCTTCGCCTCCATCGGATGCATCGCGCGGATCGTCTCCAGGTCGTGGTCCGTCAACAGCTCGTAGTAGCGGAGCATGAGCCCGTCGCTGATCGACATGATCTTTCCGAACATCTCGGACGGCGGATCCTCCAGGGCGATGTAATTCCCGTAGCTCTTGCTCATCTTCCGGACCCCGTCGGTGCCTTCGAGCAGCGGCAAGGTCAGGACGACCTGCTCTTCCTGGCCGTAGCGCCGCTGGAGCGTCCTGCCCATCAGAAGGTTGAACTTCTGATCCGTCCCGCCGAGCTCGACGTCGGCCCGCAGCTCGACGGAGTCGTACCCTTGAAGGAGCGGGTAGTAGAACTCCAGAATGCTGATGTCCCGCCGCTCCTGAAATCTTTTGGTAAAATCGTCGCGTTCCAGCATCCGCGCGACGGTCACCTTGGACCCGAGACGCGCGAATTCGATGGAGCTCATCCGGCCCAGCCATTCGCTGTTGAAGCGGACGCGCGTCTTCTCCCGGTCCAGGATCTTGAACACCTGCCGCTCGTAGGTCTTGGCGTTCTCCCGGACATCGTTCTCCGTCAACGGTTTCCGCGCTTCCGTCATACCGGAGGGGTCTCCGATCATGCCGGTGAAGTCCCCGATCAGAAAGATCACGTCATGGCCCAGATCCTGGAACTGTTTCAGCTTGTGCAGCAGCACCGTGTGGCCCAGATGGAGATCGGGGGCGGTCGGATCGAAACCGGCCTTGACCCTCAACGGCCGCCGGAGCTTCAGTTTATCCGCCAGCTCTTTCTCCTGAATGACCTCGACGACCCCGCGGAGAAGAAGCTTCATCGGCGCCTCGGCCGGCTTCATGCCGACCCTTTCCGTCGGGGAAGATGGATCGCGGAACCGTGAACGTCCTCGGCCGCTTCCATCATCGCCTCCGGCAGCGTGGGGTGGGCGTGGATCATCTCGCCGATGTCCGACGCCTTGGCGCCCAGCCGCATCGCGATCGCCGCCTCATGGATCAGGTCCGACGCATGCGGGCCCATAATATGGACGCCCAGGATCCGGTCCGTCCCCTCTTCCGCAATCACCTTCACCAGGCCGACGATCTCATCCATCGTGTGCGCCCGCGCCAGCGCCCGAAACGGATACCGCCCGACGCGGACCTTCAGACCGAGCTCGGCGGCCTCCCATTCCTTGAGGCCGACCGTCCCGATCTCGGGCATTGTGAAAATCCCGGCCGGAACGACGGCGTAATTCATCGAATGGCGGTCGGAACGGGAGACGGCGTTGGCGGCGGCCACCTTCCCCTCCGCCGACGCCGCATGGGCCAGCATGATCCGTCCGACCGCGTCGCCGATGGCGAAGACCCCAGACGCCCGGGTTTCCATTCGATCGTCCACAACAATCTCGCCGCGCTTCCCCAGAACCACCCCGGCCTCTTCCAGACCCAACCCTTCCGTGTTCATCCTCCGTCCGATGGAAACGAGGATCCGCTCGACCGCGATCGTCCGTCCATCGCTCAGCGTCACGACGGCCTGCGCCGGCTCGATCACCGCCTTTTCCACGCGCACCTCCAGATGGAGAGTGATCCCGCGCTTGGTCATCTCCCGCCGGACGAGGGACGAGATTTCCTCGTCCTCGGTGGCCAGGGGCCGGTCTTTCATCTCCACCATCGTCACGGAAACGCCCAGCGCCCGGTACAAGAACGCGAACTCGCATCCCTCGACGCCGGCGCCGACGATGAGGAGGCTCCCGGGAAGGACGCGCGGTTCCAGGGCCTCCTCGCTGGTCATCACCCGTTCGCCGTCGAACGGAAAAACCGGGGGCTTGATCGGTTTGGAGCCGGTTGCGAGAATCACGCCGTCCGCTTCCAGGCGCCGGACCGCCCCGCCGGCCTCGGCCACTTCGACCGCGCGCGGACCGCTCATTCGGCCGCGGCCTTTGATCAGGGCCACGTCCCAGCTCTTCAACAACGAATGAATCCCGCGGACCTGCGTCTGCACGATCCGCTGTTTGCGTTCCAACATCCGGGTGACGTCGTAGTCCGGTTCGCGGACCACGCGCACGCCGAATTCGTCGGCGCGCTTGAGCAGGTCCAGGACCTCGGCGTTGAAGATCAGGGCCTTGCTGGGAATGCAGCCCTTGTTGAGACAGGTCCCGCCGACCTCCTGCTCTTCGACCAGACTCACCTGAGCGCCGAGCTGGGCCGCGCGGACGGCGGCGACGTAGCCGCCCGGACCCGCGCCGATCACCACGATCCGTGGACGGGCTTCCATCGCGCGTCAGTCCGCCTTTTCCTTTAGATACGCGCCGTACTGTCGGGCGTCCATGAGTCGCTTCACCTCCGACGGATCCGACATCCGGATCTTCACGATCCACCCCTTCCCGTAGGGATCCTGATTCACCAGTTCCGGTTTCTCTTTCAGGTCCTCGTTCACCGCCAGGATCTTTCCGCTGACGGGGGTGTAAATCGCCGACGTGGTCTTGGTCGATTCCACTTCGCCGATTTCCTCGCCGGAACGAACCTCGGCGCCGATCTTCGGGAGCTCCAGATACACGACGTCGCCCAGCGCGTCCTGGGCAAAATGGGTGATGCCCAGCTCCGCCGTTTGATTGTCCTCTCGGATCCATTCATGCTCGGTGTGATAACGCAATCCTTCCGGTATCATGTGTCCTCCGTTGTATGTGGGGGCCCTCGAACCCCTGTCGCCCGTGTGGAATCTGCCCAGCGAGCACGCGAGGAGAGGGGGAGGCTCCATCCGGCTTCGCCGGCTTGCACTCGGCGGTTTGCAGCCGATGTGTGAAGGGGGCGACGCGAGCCCCTATAAAATTGATCGACCAAATACTAAATTAGTGACGCCGCCTTGTCAAGGGAGTCTTCGGCGCCTCCGCGGCTTCGGTCAACAGGAGTCCCGCCCCCTGAAAATCGCCGGAATGCGAGACGGCCCACTGCGCTTGCGTCATCGGGACCAGGGCGATTACCCGTTTGGGGTCGCCGATCAAGTCCACCGCCCGATCCAGAACGACCAACGGATTGTCCGGTCCGGAGTCCGCCGAGACGGCGATCCCGAAATAATCGAAGCCGCGCAGTTTTTCCTCCAGAAGATCGATGCCCGAGCGGGCCAAGGCCACGTTCGGCTGCGTGACGGCGGAAGCCGGAACGACGCGGACCCACTCCACGGAGGGATACCGATTTCGAACCGCCTTGATGATTTCGGCCATGTGGCTCAACACCTGGCGGTTTTTCCAGCCGGTCCATTGCCAAAACAGCGGCGTCCAGGCCGATTCCGGCGCGGGGG
Proteins encoded in this window:
- the corA gene encoding magnesium/cobalt transporter CorA — protein: MIQIFAFSKQNGLRRIPEAESLPGLLKDDAESVWVDLESPTEEETLILSSVFNFHPLAIEDCVAESHLPKLDDFGDYLFLVLHGARSGDVPGTFKAVELNFFLGKRFLVTYHQQLSRSIIRTKERCLKNSLTMSRGMDFLLYEILDSAVDNYFPILDDFDEVLDELEREVTASPGKETLNRIFTLKRDGMSLRRVTSPQREILNRLSRDPFSVVNKRTAIYFRDVYDHLVRINDLAESYKDLTTGLLEAYISMVSNRLNEIVKVLTALTVVFMPLTVITGIYGMNFKNMPELEWRYGYPATIGTMVGIVVMMLWFFRRKKWI
- the recG gene encoding ATP-dependent DNA helicase RecG gives rise to the protein MISKGESLEAVLDRLQKPIRYAVQKNFAHLMKVRGLAAFVTQQVQAALAQNPSEEDARSLVRLKDLFADYDRLPEPARQSRLRKAQELLDRLARRPAASWTSDTVPVVGGPGSHHDTVLWDRPIQYLKGVGPKRAEWLARLGIRTLEDFLYFLPWRYEDRSRLKPIARVIPGEDQTVCGVVQATHLTITSRRRFQIFEMVLGDESGSIRVKWFNQPYLQKRFKNGQRLMLSGMVKMSRYQGRVLEIENPVYEFLDAAAPAGGQDAATVGLHSGRIVPIYHETRGLTSRPVRSLMKTILDEYAPQLPEILPSVVLQTHSLSPLSEALSRVHFPAEGAALELLNQGRSEAHRRLAFDEFFLLQLGLGLKRREASEEPKGTAFQTDGPYLKKFLAGLPYRLTAAQTAVLEEIKRDMARPHPMNRLLQGDVGCGKTVVALAAMTIAADNGHQAVLMVPTEILAEQHYLTLRQWLKPLNLPCLLLTGGRSKRAAAKDLKVAASDTPAFVVGTHAVIQGGVRFGRLGLVVVDEQHKFGVMQRALLQKKGYHPDVLIMTATPIPRTLALTVHGDLDLSVIDELPQGRSPIETRLYYESKRDRAYALVAEQAAEGRQAYVVYPIVEESEKTDLKAAVKMADHLQREVFPSFTVGLLHGRMPMDEKERIMQGFKKGQIQILVATTVIEVGIDVPNATVMVIEHAERFGLSQLHQLRGRVGRGRHRSYCVLLAAAPVSEEGKRRLDTMVQSQDGFVIAEEDLAIRGPGEFFGTRQSGLPELRVANILRDAKLLEEAREEARRLLSDDPLLNRPEDAALKAALARKWKGKLELFTVS
- the gcvH gene encoding glycine cleavage system protein GcvH, yielding MIPEGLRYHTEHEWIREDNQTAELGITHFAQDALGDVVYLELPKIGAEVRSGEEIGEVESTKTTSAIYTPVSGKILAVNEDLKEKPELVNQDPYGKGWIVKIRMSDPSEVKRLMDARQYGAYLKEKAD
- the rpmB gene encoding 50S ribosomal protein L28, with protein sequence MAYVCAICGKGKTIGFKVSHAHNKTKHPFYPNLKSVKALVDNTTRRIKVCTRCIRSGWVKKAV
- the lpdA gene encoding dihydrolipoyl dehydrogenase; translated protein: MEARPRIVVIGAGPGGYVAAVRAAQLGAQVSLVEEQEVGGTCLNKGCIPSKALIFNAEVLDLLKRADEFGVRVVREPDYDVTRMLERKQRIVQTQVRGIHSLLKSWDVALIKGRGRMSGPRAVEVAEAGGAVRRLEADGVILATGSKPIKPPVFPFDGERVMTSEEALEPRVLPGSLLIVGAGVEGCEFAFLYRALGVSVTMVEMKDRPLATEDEEISSLVRREMTKRGITLHLEVRVEKAVIEPAQAVVTLSDGRTIAVERILVSIGRRMNTEGLGLEEAGVVLGKRGEIVVDDRMETRASGVFAIGDAVGRIMLAHAASAEGKVAAANAVSRSDRHSMNYAVVPAGIFTMPEIGTVGLKEWEAAELGLKVRVGRYPFRALARAHTMDEIVGLVKVIAEEGTDRILGVHIMGPHASDLIHEAAIAMRLGAKASDIGEMIHAHPTLPEAMMEAAEDVHGSAIHLPRRKGSA
- a CDS encoding transporter; translation: MATRVFSLGLLTLLVLLQSRPVLALMPYLDTESAVPVDRGKSRLDISLRDDRWNSDLSTYTLMTELSYGLINNLEFAVDAPYIFRNQKGPGDEDGLGDLTLKAKVRFIKGREANPVSIAGQLAVKFPSCDKDKALSPECTGEPDVGIRAIASKEFFPVTVDLNLGYVFIGNPANTSLNDILTYSLAFDYLTTADRVHVLGELAGETNRYPKTSKFQSRLSAKTSAGPLSALVGLLYDLDPAMALTATWSTGLTPASPDYSLSAGFRYQF
- the tyrS gene encoding tyrosine--tRNA ligase, coding for MKPAEAPMKLLLRGVVEVIQEKELADKLKLRRPLRVKAGFDPTAPDLHLGHTVLLHKLKQFQDLGHDVIFLIGDFTGMIGDPSGMTEARKPLTENDVRENAKTYERQVFKILDREKTRVRFNSEWLGRMSSIEFARLGSKVTVARMLERDDFTKRFQERRDISILEFYYPLLQGYDSVELRADVELGGTDQKFNLLMGRTLQRRYGQEEQVVLTLPLLEGTDGVRKMSKSYGNYIALEDPPSEMFGKIMSISDGLMLRYYELLTDHDLETIRAMHPMEAKLMLAGELVAQYHSKDDAHQARRDFEQKFRQRDRVINLADTVALSDSVKTDVVHVLVETKLVQSKSEARRLVGQGAVDIDGQRITDPNHTLARGQTYQIKVGKKRFVSVSL